tgaaacCATTTCTTAAAACATATTCCTCGATACTTTTCCCTGTGTATTTATACCGATCTTTTCTGTTTCTCATCAAGCAGTCGCTTTGGGCCCAGATGTTGGCTTTTGGGAGAACGATGCTGAGCCGCTAAAAACGGTTAGCCAACCTACAAGATTTCAGTTGTTGATGGTTTAAACGTGATTTTCCAGCCAGTCCATTAAATGGTTTTTCTCTTaaatcttttcttttttggtgGGCTTTTCCCTACGGTTTCCGTGGCGCATTCGTTGCACGTTTGGCATTTTTGGCAACAATTGTTGAAACATGTTGTCAACTAGTTAGTCCCCTCACACTCGTTATTGTCGTTGTTGTTAGTCAGTGGAGAGCGAGGTTATTGAGTTAACTTGTTTTGCCGGGAATCGAGTGTTGCTAAAGTTTTTAAATCGCAGTTGTGCAACACATTAAGCTGCAGCCATAAAAAACTATCCAGATGACAGGCATCGGGCGCATATTTGAGGCAAACTCGAATGGAAAGAATCAGTCTTTAAACCGAAATAGCGAGTATATCGCAAATGTTTCATacaatatgaaatatatgttATAACCAAATTATCTATTAACtttgttttaataattaatttaatagaGTTATTATTGCTTTTgccaatatatatatgctaGAATATAGCTTGCATTCAAATTTCCATCATGTGCCTGCAAATTAACTGCAGCTTGTAAAGTTGCACAATATTTTTCACACGAAAGACGGCACTGAAGGTGAAGTTGAGGAAGCCGAGTCAACAAGTTCAATTAACCCACTACGGAAACCAGAAATTGGCGCTACAATTTGCCATGCCCATCGAACAAGAAATCAAGAAGTTTCCCTTGCTCAGAAGTGCGAGTTTGACTGCAGGGTTTCCTCAGATGAAAACCGAAAGGAAAATGGGGCGTGTGTGGGTTGCCATCAATTTGAGTCCTATCGCGGCTGTTGAAAGTGTTAAGTTTTAATAGGCACCGCGTTTAGTGCACCATAAAAGGTATGTGCACCGTCAGTAAACTCACACGGTATACACAGAAATGAATTTTGTAGGAATGGTAAAGGAATTTGGTTaccatttgttttcattcatcTAATTTTATGCGTTTAATTGTGCGTTCAACTTATAATTAATAGAAAAAACGTCCTAAAATAGTTTCAAATACTGTCCCTATTGACTTTTCTTGTTTCGATATATAATAATCCTTAATATTCAAATCAGttacaaaatcaattaattgcTGTACAGTTTGTGTTCACGTACCAATTTGATATACACTCCCCATTTCTGCGATTACATGAAACAGGACTAAAGCCATTTGGTGGGGTAATTAAATTGAGTGCTGCACAATTTTACTTTGCGGCGGCCAACTTTGCTTGTAGTTGGCCAACTGCAATTACCTGTTAGCCCTCAACACAAACACGAAATGCATCCGTATTTATGGCTCTGCAGGGGCCAAAGTAAAATGCAGCTGAAAAGTTAATTTTCATTATGGCCTAAGCAGGTGGAAATTCCCGCTTTCGTTTTCCTCCATTACCGGCGTCATCGATGGCGCATTCCTCTATCGCCCGCGAGAAACGTGAAGAATCGTCTTTGCGGTTGGGCcatgaaaaatgcaaaggGAGAAGGACAGCTGAAAATCCTCTGGACCGTTTGAAATATTCAAGTGGTTTTCGGTTTCCTATTGATTTATGAACTTTTCTCAGGTTAATCGTTTCCTACTTTCGGTATTTTCTGGCCAGTTTGGTTCATTAATCTTGGTTGCGCTGCCAACGTCAATCATCAGGAATCCCCTCTTCGAACCCAATTAGTTTAACGATTTCGCCTGTTTAATTGTGAGCGACATCATTTGATCTGCTTTCAGGTTCAGCTCGGCGCCACTTTAAATATGACTCGCAACCATAAGCGAATCAATAACGACATCAAGTGGATATCCGACCACTCCGGGTGGGTAGCTtggcaaaaaataattaagagccTCATCATTGgcagcagaaggagcagcatCCTGCTCCTGAGACCCGTGAGTGGCccataattaatatttttcttgccTTCTTCCGCTGGCTGAGAGCAAAAGTCGGCTGTCGCCTGGCCAACGGCTTGCCAGCggataaaatattaaaagataTTTTCAGTGGGACCCAAAGTGGAAGATAGGATGCTCTTGATAAGAAGGTCTTTGAAATACaacgttttaaaaataactcgTTAAATTCAAGTTATATGTTCTGATATTTTGGTCATATATGGTCTGACTTATGCGTCAAAGAATCGGAAACGAAATTGATTAACAAAAtttgataaaaaatatatgcaaaaagTTGCATATCTATAActcatttaaaataaatttctagCCCTCAGAAAATTCTTGAGAAATCGCCAATGCCGAACTTTAAACTGCCGCCTGGGCAGAGTATTAAGCTGCCAGGTTGAGTTTAGTTTTGTACGTGCTATAATAATTCCAGGTGAGCGACTAAAGGTTTCCGCAAAGGAAGTGGCAGTGCGGCGCTGGGCTGTCCAACTTACCTGTGCTGATATGCGTCCCTTCTTCAGTCGCGTGAGGTCCGTGTGACTCCAATGGCTGCGACCCCAGGGCATTACGTTGCGCAAATCCTCATCAAAACTGCGGACGATGAGGTGGTCGGCGGCAGGTGGGGATAATAACAGAAATTGGTATTacgttttaattgcatttctaTGTGATGGATGCTCACTTGAAGTCGTTGAGTTTGTTGTGAAGGAACTTGCGAATATTCCATGGTAGGTCGTTATGCCCGTCGATTAAAGGCACTTGATCCAGAAGCTGAACTGCCACTCGCAAACGCTCCTCAAAGGGTGCACCTGAGAATGGGATTGGCGATGTAATCATCCGAATTAATATGATATAATTACAACATTGATTCGTTAGCAGAACATTGTGCTTTAATCAATCAATCCTTATGTTCTATCCTCTAGTTAAAACCTCACTCTGTGCACACTAGAGTCACTTGCTAACTAGTTTAGAGGCCCCTTTGCAACAATATAGCTTCATAGAATCACACCCAGCGGCGGCCCACGTGTCGAATGCGTTATGGTAATTGATTTATTGTCTATGAAGTGTTCATGCCTAGGTCTTGATATGTGCGGTATGTGAAGGTGGACTGGGGGCCCCCGTTTGGACttgattcgattcgattcggtGCGATACTCACTTGCTGCCACACGTAGCGCCAGTGGCACGGCCACACTGGCAGCGCCAATTATCAGGAGGATGGAGCTCACTGCCAGCCAGTGCTTGGCTGCATCGAATCCTGCAAGTTTTCCAGGACGAGAAGATGTTGGACGAGGTGGCGTCATCAGCATTCATGATGACCAAGGGTTCCGCATCGATTGTTGTCGTTGTTATTGGCAGTTCAATGCCAAGTCGTTTGCAGCATCGttgccatcatcatcaccattaTCGTCATCATGGACATGGTGGTTCATTGTTCGTTGTTGTGTTGTtgcattttgtgtgtgtgcaaattgCCGTGACAGTGGCATTGattacagcagcaacaacaatgacagAAAAGCATCAGGAAAATCAGGGAAATAAAAAAGCGTCCATTCAGGAAGGCACGGTGGCATCATCCCCATCAGCATCGAGTTGCATCGTTCGAGAAGGAAGCAAAAAGAACGATAATAAGGAAATATGGTTAGTTAAACGTTTAAAATTGAGACGCTGTGTTGGTTTTCGGTTCCAAAATGTACAGAGGGGCAAGAAACCCCATCTTCaagttgtttttgctgcttctCTCAACAGTCCAATGAAGTAAGTCCAGTTCCATCAAGCAGAACAACTTGTTGAATATGTGCTGCAAATATCCTACAAAAAGAATCTCGGTTTTGTAATTCAAGCAACGTTCATCTGGCTCCGGGAAAGTTGTATTATATTTGAGCAAACATTGATTAGCTTTCGAACTGAGCTACCCAATAagtataaatcaaataaatggTCTTGATTTTAGCTTGAGAAATAACTAATGCTATAGTTGTTAAAATATTTCCGGATAGTTACAGGAACATGGTGGGAACATAACAATTATCCTAATATCTCAATACAAGTCTTGATACATTCATGACAGCCCTATGATATCTAATTGCCTTCAATGGTAAAGGACTGACAAGATGTTTGTTCTCGTTCAACGAAAATACGAGCCACTAGAAACTGAAACTCATTATACGATTTCACTTATGCCGGCTATCAATGTCGATGGGTAATTTGTAATTGCAAGCAAAATTTGATTATGCAACTAAATCGGATTGATCAAGGCGAATGTGGATAGATATGTTAGTGAAGCTGAAGCCGTAGCAAAGCAAATAAGCCAAGTTAGGCGAAAAACCAGCTCCTGCTCATTGGATTCGGGTTCGAGTTTCGGTTTTGACTCACTGAACAGCAAGAGCGACGGCTGCAATGTATCCATTTGATTACAGTGGCCGGCGCTTGGGCGACTCCAAAGTGAATTACCGATAAGCAAGTGGCAAATGAAAGGCAATGTGCAACCTAACGAGAATCGGGGGATGGGTTTCGCTTCTACATGAGCTAGGAGTGCGTGCACTGCACGAAATATTGTAGCTCTTGTGGGTAACTCAAGAGAAGGCACCTAACAAACTAAAGCTAGCTAGGTCATTGAATGTGTAAAGATATCATTGAAGTGAATGGAAAGGAAGGACAGAAATGGAATGCcccaatttatataaaatggCTATAGGGGTCATTAAAACAACATTCACTTCGGACTCCTATTTTCTGCCGGTGTAACGAGTCCAGCTGCCAGCGGCCGCAACAgcgatttgcataaatttgagGGGACAGGACATCGTCCGCAGTTACGCAGTTTTTGACTGCTAACGAATTGCAGTTGCCAGGAGACATGACGAGGATGGGAACGAGCTGGAGatggatgatgatgatgggcaGGGCGGTGGCGACGAGGATGACAAcgttgccgctgccgctgccgctgccgatgccgatgcttctgctcctgatgatgatgagacCAAAGTCACGCGGGCATTGGCAACGTTTAACATTTAGCAGCCATGTTACACGAAGCGCAATCAAACGGCTAACGACTAAATGGCAATGGCCCccagggggcgtggctcaGCAGAGAACGGGTAGTGGATTATTAAGTGCAATGTCATGTACAGCGTCTGGCGGAATAACCAGGCAAATACCAATGCAGATGCAGACGTTTGATGGCTTCGTCTCAAATGGGTATTTCAAAATGATCGCCTGCAAGACAATGTGGTTAATTTGTTCGAAAGCGGAAAGAACTTTTATTTGTACCAGACAATCTACAACCATCACTTTTCAAATGCGAGCTCACAGTTcctttcaatttataattctCACATTGCCATACATCCCATTTCAAATTAAGCTTTGAAATTGAATATTGGTCGAACTTTCAGCCTTGCTATGTATTTTGTAGAGCTTCCGCTAAAATAGCGGACGAACCCTTGCGGTGCACGGCGCCAGACAATAATCCCTTTGGAAAACAGTTCCCATGAAAACACTATCAAAATCGCCCGTACTTACGGAACGAATTCGTGCCGGAGCTGGAGGATCCCCTGCTGGGACACTGGCGGTGCTTCCATGGCATGATGCTCGTCACGCTCGAGTGGAGCTGGTGGTGTTTCTGCGGCGTCACCGAACCCGATCCGCCGACCCCACCACTCACCGCTGCACCACCCACATGGGCGTGATAATGATGCGGATGCGAATGCGAGTGGGtgtgcggatgcggatgcggaagCGTGTGCGGATGATGGAGCGATGTCTGCGACTCGCGTTCTTTCAGGCCGTGTCCGATATCACTGTCGAAGGATGTGAGCGTAAATGTGGACGAGGCGGCCAGTCCCAAGCAGCCGTTTGCCATTGCACCACCTGACCCTGCGTTTCCCGATTGCATTTTCTGGTACGGCACACGGCAACCACCAGTACCGCCCGAACCATCGATGTTCACTAAATTGCCAAAGCTGCGACTATTAATTGGCAGCGACCAATCCATGCTGCTGGTGTGAAAGATGGCCGGCTGCTGGGCTGCCttgtgctgctgttgttgctccgCATGTTGCatctgctgatgttgctgttgttgctgctgttgctgttgttgctgcgggAAACTCAGCAAAGACTGGGAGAAGCAGCGACAGCGCTGCTGCTGAAAGTGCGCCATttgttgctggtggtgctgcttcTGCAGGTAGCGACTGTAGTGCGCCAAATGCCGTGCATAATCGCTGCTCGGCCCAATGGTATTGTATTTCGAGGATGTATTACCGCCCGGCAGGAAGCACAAGCTGGGGTCCGATTTCTTCGAGTGCGGCGAGAATATCTCGTCCTCCTCGTGGGCGGCGAAAGGGGGCGGGGGCGGTGGCGGGTTGGTGGTGGTTGGTGTGGGCGTGCGCGTAGGCGTGGCATTGCCGTGCAGCTTGTGCCTATggttgtgggcgtggccgggcgGCTGGCACAGGTCCGGCTTCACctgattgttattattatgacTAATGCTGGCAGCGATGTTGCAATTGTTGCTCgcattgctgttgctgctgctgtgatTGCTGGTCGTGGTGCACTTGAGCAATGTGGCAGTGCACTCATCCAATGCAGACTTAGTGCACTCCTGCAACAGATCGCTGCTGCACAGCTGCGCCAAGTTGTTATTGTGGCtgctttgctgctgctgctgctgctgctgctgcaggtgTTGCAACAATCGCAGGCTGCGCATGCTGCCATTGCGCTTCATCGATGGGGGTGGTGGCACAGGCGGTATCACATCCACATCCGACAAGCTGGGCGTGTCGCTCTGGGAAGAGAAAGAAGGATGTGAGTATCAAGCTGTTGACAAAAGGGAAATCGCATTAAATCAAAATGGACATGAGCAGCTTCCGACGGATGTAACCCCACAACGTGCCTTTGAAAAGGATTGAATTCGGAATAAACCCATATGTAGCCTAGTTTATGCCCTTGCATACGCATGACCTATTTGTACAGCTTAATTTAAGTTAACTTttccagtttcagtttctTAATCTTCCATTTGTTTAGTCGTCAGAAGTAAAATGATATATAATACCATATTATAGAGATGACAAAGCTTTTATCCTGCATGCTACCCATAAGCATTAAAATTCTCCATATCAAGGATATAAAAACTGCCTTTCAATACCGTAAAAACTTTCGCTCTACTCGTAACGAGCCCTAGAAAATGTGCAACGCACTCCTTTTGCCGTTACTTGGCGAGAATTCGGCAGAAGGAAGCCGAGATTTACAATGATGGGGCAAAGTGCGGCGGAGTGAAGACGATCCTTAGACCCCCTGGCtacataaaatttaattatgccaTAGACACCGGTTCAGACTGAAAGacttccacacacacacactcacttaGGGAGCCATAAAAGGCGTGCGAAAATGGCCAAGAAAAAGGTTTATCCCCGAAAACTCCAAGAAGTTTCCAAGAGTCGGGGCCATGCCAAGTGCCCTGATTGAATTTGCCACGGTCAGCATCAGccaaatcatcatcatcatcgtcataaTCATCGGCAGGAGATGCTTGGGGacttgaaattgaatttcagtTACGGGAAATACATTTGCATTGATTTGCTTCGCCCCTCTTTTTTTAGGGGGATTTTTGGGtcgaattatttttatgcgtCTGGGCGAAACGAGACGCATTgccattaataaaaatttcctTTGAATTTTGATTGCTTTACGCCCACCACTCCTGGCCAAATTCTTACACCTCGGCCCTCGGCTCGTTATTGTTGTCTGTGTTTTTTGGTtgattattttgtatttactttGTCTTGTCCCTTTCAATGGCGGTGTCCTGTCCTGTCGCATCCTGTCCGCTGCTTAagtggaaattgaaattttcatattttcatttggtaatttatttattctttttgtTGCCCTCCGTCCGACGACagcttaaataatttatgcaaatgtttaGCGGTGGCGTGTGTTGCATATTTTAAGACGGGCCAATTTGTAAACGGCCCACTTATTTCGAATcttctaattcttctttggATTTATTCCAAGGTTCATTTTTTTGGTCAGATAAATTGAACAAGatgaaaaatgtgttttccCTTCTAAGTTTTTGTTAGTCAAAGAATATAGTAGTTGTTGCTCAGTGATATTTTACTTTACTTAAAAGAATTGCAGTTTTATTCTACTAAGCctgttggaaaataaaatgcgTTACTCTTCTAATTGGCATAGCTTACATGTATCCAATtatctttttcttttctttacttacatattttttctgaGCCCTCTTACTTTTCCCTATGAGGCTTTTAGTAGTTATTTGCAGCTGCTGCGATGGCAAATCACTGTCTAATTAATACGCGAGCAGTCTACTTTCTCTTAGCCCTTACCAACGAGCGTACATAGTTATTAAGCGAATAAATTCGTAAATATGTATGCAACAGTAAACGGTTGTCGGGTGCTTATGCCGCAAATTTGAAGACGAGTTTATGGCGTTGGGAAAGGGTTGGGATATAAGTTGTATATGGGGGCAAAGGGAATGAGTTTCAAGACTTGTGGTGAACCGCACTCGTTGCTGTTTTGAGCATTAAATTGCTTGATATATCGCCTTAGTTTTTGCCCGCGACTTTTCTCCCAGCTTTCGTTGAGCCACATTTTTGCGTGGACATTTTTCCGGGATCCCCCCTTTTACGCTTCCCATCTTAGTGCTCTCTTGAATTATGCTTTGCGTCTTTGTCTcgttttaaatttcataatgcacattttataataatttttcgtCTACTTTGCTGCAATTTTGTGCTATTTTTTACTATAATTTATGTAGCGATGTGCATGTATGTGCGACTGTGCGCTTTCTCCTCTCAACTTTCTTGCTTCAGTTACAACAATTTAGCCATGGAAAAATGGCGATGGCAATGGCTATGGGGGTTCTGTGTCGGGCGTAATGTTGAGTTATGGCAGTTTTGTAGTTTgcgaaaaagttttttacGAACATCTCTCTGTCTCACTTTTTCCCTCTGTTCGGGTATTTAGTTAAATGTTCGTAAAATTGAGTGTTGGTTATATTTTACTGGAACTTTCGCTATCCCCGTGCTGGGAACTCCGTTCCCGCCGAAAGTGCAATCGCCTTTAATCGATTTGGCAAAAGCAATAAGCAAAAAAGTTTTATAAATACTCAagtttgttttagtttttcctAAAGTCCGAGCATTCTCCCTGCCAATTTGTAATTATCCATCAGAGCTTTTAACTTTACGACTTTATCAAGGGCCATTTCGgcatttgttttggcttttaaagcccgctggccaaaaaagaaaaactggcCAATTATTAGGGCTGTAAACGTGGCAAGTTTGGCCATTAAAACTTCGTGTGAGGAGTACAGACGTCGTGTGTGGCTTATTCACAGATTTTATTAgacatataatttaattttataaatttggaCTTAGTTCTTATTAGCGTTCGGTAATtatattgcgtatacgtcgTGTTGGCAGGCCATGTAGAGTCAAACCATGTCAGAGCTATATCATCAGATATTCCCCAAACTTTGGAGCTGCTTTAAAGAAATCCCAATTAATGTGATAACAATAACATTTATAAATCCATTCATCAATATGCTTTAACTAGAGTTTGATAAATTTAAAGTCTGAATGCGACCAGCAACTAAATGGAGTTAAATGTAACGCATAGCGTA
The sequence above is a segment of the Drosophila melanogaster chromosome 2L genome. Coding sequences within it:
- the CG42750 gene encoding uncharacterized protein, isoform B encodes the protein MTELRRTNGLHKQHSLRDRQVHPMLHALADHGCNLSSGGNSAASTTSSSTATATTALGGAGGLGGLGGLNGGVGITSQRSVEFDEHDIFYVSPSKRKGATSVGSSGNVVTFSNFVSEQRLTPSSSNRGSLKRSKGRSNQSLCSCDAGDEAQLDLQPNAARPLYEYSLERKRKTHTYSCEQNAQILMRLERERNRKLSLTGMETGLGIGLGVGLGMGSGGGTGGAGDPQSDTPSLSDVDVIPPVPPPPSMKRNGSMRSLRLLQHLQQQQQQQQQSSHNNNLAQLCSSDLLQECTKSALDECTATLLKCTTTSNHSSSNSNASNNCNIAASISHNNNNQVKPDLCQPPGHAHNHRHKLHGNATPTRTPTPTTTNPPPPPPPFAAHEEDEIFSPHSKKSDPSLCFLPGGNTSSKYNTIGPSSDYARHLAHYSRYLQKQHHQQQMAHFQQQRCRCFSQSLLSFPQQQQQQQQQQQHQQMQHAEQQQQHKAAQQPAIFHTSSMDWSLPINSRSFGNLVNIDGSGGTGGCRVPYQKMQSGNAGSGGAMANGCLGLAASSTFTLTSFDSDIGHGLKERESQTSLHHPHTLPHPHPHTHSHSHPHHYHAHVGGAAVSGGVGGSGSVTPQKHHQLHSSVTSIMPWKHRQCPSRGSSSSGTNSFRFDAAKHWLAVSSILLIIGAASVAVPLALRVAASAPFEERLRVAVQLLDQVPLIDGHNDLPWNIRKFLHNKLNDFNFDEDLRNVMPWGRSHWSHTDLTRLKKGRISAQFWAAYVPCEAQHRDAVQLTLEQIDVIKRLTDRYSPQLTTCTSAQDIIDAHKNQQLCSLTGVEGGHSLGGSLAVLRTLYAIGVRYMTLTSTCHTPWADSSYADAPTFNMKHGGLTIFGKTIIREMNRLGMMVDLSHVSKGTMRDALEVSEAPVIFSHSSAYELCNTSRNVQDDILQALAKNGGLVMVNFYSKFLSCSDNSTVHDAVAHINHIKRVAGIDHVGLGAGYDGINYTPKGLEDVSSYPTLFAELLGGGWTIDELTKLAGGNFLRVMQQVEKLRDDKKAAGVKPFEDHPNFRTDDPYNCTSS
- the CG42750 gene encoding uncharacterized protein, isoform C, which codes for MTELRRTNGLHKQHSLRDRQVHPMLHALADHGCNLSSGGNSAASTTSSSTATATTALGGAGGLGGLGGLNGGVGITSQRSVEFDEHDIFYVSPSKRKGATSGSSGNVVTFSNFVSEQRLTPSSSNRGSLKRSKGRSNQSLCSCDAGDEAQLDLQPNAARPLYEYSLERKRKTHTYSCEQNAQILMRLERERNRKLSLTGMETGLGIGLGVGLGMGSGGGTGGAGDPQSDTPSLSDVDVIPPVPPPPSMKRNGSMRSLRLLQHLQQQQQQQQQSSHNNNLAQLCSSDLLQECTKSALDECTATLLKCTTTSNHSSSNSNASNNCNIAASISHNNNNQVKPDLCQPPGHAHNHRHKLHGNATPTRTPTPTTTNPPPPPPPFAAHEEDEIFSPHSKKSDPSLCFLPGGNTSSKYNTIGPSSDYARHLAHYSRYLQKQHHQQQMAHFQQQRCRCFSQSLLSFPQQQQQQQQQQQHQQMQHAEQQQQHKAAQQPAIFHTSSMDWSLPINSRSFGNLVNIDGSGGTGGCRVPYQKMQSGNAGSGGAMANGCLGLAASSTFTLTSFDSDIGHGLKERESQTSLHHPHTLPHPHPHTHSHSHPHHYHAHVGGAAVSGGVGGSGSVTPQKHHQLHSSVTSIMPWKHRQCPSRGSSSSGTNSFRFDAAKHWLAVSSILLIIGAASVAVPLALRVAASAPFEERLRVAVQLLDQVPLIDGHNDLPWNIRKFLHNKLNDFNFDEDLRNVMPWGRSHWSHTDLTRLKKGRISAQFWAAYVPCEAQHRDAVQLTLEQIDVIKRLTDRYSPQLTTCTSAQDIIDAHKNQQLCSLTGVEGGHSLGGSLAVLRTLYAIGVRYMTLTSTCHTPWADSSYADAPTFNMKHGGLTIFGKTIIREMNRLGMMVDLSHVSKGTMRDALEVSEAPVIFSHSSAYELCNTSRNVQDDILQALAKNGGLVMVNFYSKFLSCSDNSTVHDAVAHINHIKRVAGIDHVGLGAGYDGINYTPKGLEDVSSYPTLFAELLGGGWTIDELTKLAGGNFLRVMQQVEKLRDDKKAAGVKPFEDHPNFRTDDPYNCTSS